From the Salarias fasciatus chromosome 16, fSalaFa1.1, whole genome shotgun sequence genome, one window contains:
- the glra2 gene encoding glycine receptor subunit alpha-2 isoform X1: MGKPPGMNRSFIKVLAALFTYFTETNNFRAVDAKEHDSRSSSNLSPSDFLDSLMGRTSGYDARIRPNFKGPPVNVTCNIFINSFGSIAETTMDYRVNIFLRQKWNDPRLAYSKYPDSSLDLDPSMLDSIWKPDLFFANEKGANFHDVTTDNKLLRIFKDGTVLYSIRLTLILSCPMDLKNFPMDVQTCTMQLESFGYTMNDLVFEWMEVGAVQVSDGLTLPQFIMREEKELGYCTKHYNTGKFTCIEVKFHLERQMGYYLIQMYIPSLLIVILSWVSFWINMDAAPARVALGITTVLTMTTQSSGSRASLPKVSYVKAIDIWMAVCLLFVFAALLEYAGVNFVSRQQKEFLRLRRRQRRNHKDDDMHEGRFNFAGYNMSQCLPTKDGSAVKNAAPASNPQPAVPKDTDTMKKKFVDRAKRIDTISRAAFPLAFLIFNVFYWVTYKIIRHEDIHKK; this comes from the exons ATGGGGAAACCACCGGGAATGAATCGCTCCTTTATCAAGGTTCTGGCAGCTTTGTTCACGTACTTCACGGAGACAAACAACTTCAG AGCTGTGGATGCCAAGGAGCATGACTCCAGATCCTCCTCCAACCTGTCTCCATCAGATTTTCTGGACTCACTAATGGGTCGTACCTCCGGGTATGATGCACGAATTAGACCGAATTTCAAAG GTCCACCAGTTAATGTTACCTGCAACATATTTATCAACAGCTTTGGTTCTATAGCAGAAACTACAATG GACTACAGAGTGAACATCTTCCTACGGCAGAAGTGGAACGACCCTCGGCTGGCGTACAGCAAATACCCCGACTCCTCGCTGGACCTGGACCCCTCCATGCTGGACTCCATATGGAAGCCCGATCTCTTCTTTGCCAACGAGAAGGGAGCCAACTTCCACGACGTCACCACGGACAACAAGCTGCTGCGGATCTTCAAGGACGGGACGGTCCTCTACAGTATCAG GTTGACTCTCATCCTGTCATGTCCGATGGATCTGAAGAACTTTCCCATGGACGTCCAGACCTGCACAATGCAACTGGAAAGTT TCGGTTACACCATGAATGACTTGGTCTTCGAGTGGATGGAGGTCGGCGCGGTGCAGGTGTCCGACGGTCTCACCCTGCCTCAGTTCATCatgagggaggagaaggagctgggATACTGCACCAAGCACTACAACACCG GTAAATTCACCTGCATCGAGGTGAAATTCCACCTGGAGCGCCAGATGGGCTACTACCTGATCCAGATGTAcatcccctccctcctcatcgTCATCCTCTCCTGGGTGTCCTTCTGGATCAACATGGACGCCGCTCCTGCCAGAGTGGCGCTGGGTATCACCACCGTGCTCACCATGACCACCCAGAGCTCGGGATCCAGAGCTTCCCTTCCAAAG GTCTCTTACGTGAAAGCCATTGATATCTGGATGGCCGTGTGTCTGCTCTTTGTGTTTGCTGCACTGCTAGAATATGCCGGGGTTAATTTTGTCTCCAGGCAACAGAAAGAGTTCCTCCGCCTGAGGCGAAGACAACGGAGGAATCACAAG gacgaCGATATGCATGAAGGCCGCTTTAATTTCGCTGGCTACAACATGAGTCAGTGTCTGCCAACAAAGGACGGCTCGGCTGTGAAGAACGCTGCTCCAGCGTCGAACCCTCAGCCCGCCGTCCCCAAGGACACGGACACAATGAAGAAGAAGTTTGTGGACAGAGCAAAGAGGATAGACACGATCTCCAGAGCGGCCTTCCCCCTGGCGTTCCTCATCTTCAACGTCTTCTACTGGGTCACCTACAAGATCATCCGGCACGAGGACATCCACAAAAAGTAA
- the glra2 gene encoding glycine receptor subunit alpha-2 isoform X2 has protein sequence MGKPPGMNRSFIKVLAALFTYFTETNNFRAVDAKEHDSRSSSNLSPSDFLDSLMGRTSGYDARIRPNFKGPPVNVTCNIFINSFGSVTETTMDYRVNIFLRQKWNDPRLAYSKYPDSSLDLDPSMLDSIWKPDLFFANEKGANFHDVTTDNKLLRIFKDGTVLYSIRLTLILSCPMDLKNFPMDVQTCTMQLESFGYTMNDLVFEWMEVGAVQVSDGLTLPQFIMREEKELGYCTKHYNTGKFTCIEVKFHLERQMGYYLIQMYIPSLLIVILSWVSFWINMDAAPARVALGITTVLTMTTQSSGSRASLPKVSYVKAIDIWMAVCLLFVFAALLEYAGVNFVSRQQKEFLRLRRRQRRNHKDDDMHEGRFNFAGYNMSQCLPTKDGSAVKNAAPASNPQPAVPKDTDTMKKKFVDRAKRIDTISRAAFPLAFLIFNVFYWVTYKIIRHEDIHKK, from the exons ATGGGGAAACCACCGGGAATGAATCGCTCCTTTATCAAGGTTCTGGCAGCTTTGTTCACGTACTTCACGGAGACAAACAACTTCAG AGCTGTGGATGCCAAGGAGCATGACTCCAGATCCTCCTCCAACCTGTCTCCATCAGATTTTCTGGACTCACTAATGGGTCGTACCTCCGGGTATGATGCACGAATTAGACCGAATTTCAAAG GTCCCCCTGTAAACGTTACATGCAATATTTTTATCAACAGTTTCGGCTCTGTCACAGAGACAACCATG GACTACAGAGTGAACATCTTCCTACGGCAGAAGTGGAACGACCCTCGGCTGGCGTACAGCAAATACCCCGACTCCTCGCTGGACCTGGACCCCTCCATGCTGGACTCCATATGGAAGCCCGATCTCTTCTTTGCCAACGAGAAGGGAGCCAACTTCCACGACGTCACCACGGACAACAAGCTGCTGCGGATCTTCAAGGACGGGACGGTCCTCTACAGTATCAG GTTGACTCTCATCCTGTCATGTCCGATGGATCTGAAGAACTTTCCCATGGACGTCCAGACCTGCACAATGCAACTGGAAAGTT TCGGTTACACCATGAATGACTTGGTCTTCGAGTGGATGGAGGTCGGCGCGGTGCAGGTGTCCGACGGTCTCACCCTGCCTCAGTTCATCatgagggaggagaaggagctgggATACTGCACCAAGCACTACAACACCG GTAAATTCACCTGCATCGAGGTGAAATTCCACCTGGAGCGCCAGATGGGCTACTACCTGATCCAGATGTAcatcccctccctcctcatcgTCATCCTCTCCTGGGTGTCCTTCTGGATCAACATGGACGCCGCTCCTGCCAGAGTGGCGCTGGGTATCACCACCGTGCTCACCATGACCACCCAGAGCTCGGGATCCAGAGCTTCCCTTCCAAAG GTCTCTTACGTGAAAGCCATTGATATCTGGATGGCCGTGTGTCTGCTCTTTGTGTTTGCTGCACTGCTAGAATATGCCGGGGTTAATTTTGTCTCCAGGCAACAGAAAGAGTTCCTCCGCCTGAGGCGAAGACAACGGAGGAATCACAAG gacgaCGATATGCATGAAGGCCGCTTTAATTTCGCTGGCTACAACATGAGTCAGTGTCTGCCAACAAAGGACGGCTCGGCTGTGAAGAACGCTGCTCCAGCGTCGAACCCTCAGCCCGCCGTCCCCAAGGACACGGACACAATGAAGAAGAAGTTTGTGGACAGAGCAAAGAGGATAGACACGATCTCCAGAGCGGCCTTCCCCCTGGCGTTCCTCATCTTCAACGTCTTCTACTGGGTCACCTACAAGATCATCCGGCACGAGGACATCCACAAAAAGTAA
- the glra2 gene encoding glycine receptor subunit alpha-2 isoform X4, whose amino-acid sequence MQYFYQQFRLCHRDNHGPPVNVTCNIFINSFGSIAETTMDYRVNIFLRQKWNDPRLAYSKYPDSSLDLDPSMLDSIWKPDLFFANEKGANFHDVTTDNKLLRIFKDGTVLYSIRLTLILSCPMDLKNFPMDVQTCTMQLESFGYTMNDLVFEWMEVGAVQVSDGLTLPQFIMREEKELGYCTKHYNTGKFTCIEVKFHLERQMGYYLIQMYIPSLLIVILSWVSFWINMDAAPARVALGITTVLTMTTQSSGSRASLPKVSYVKAIDIWMAVCLLFVFAALLEYAGVNFVSRQQKEFLRLRRRQRRNHKDDDMHEGRFNFAGYNMSQCLPTKDGSAVKNAAPASNPQPAVPKDTDTMKKKFVDRAKRIDTISRAAFPLAFLIFNVFYWVTYKIIRHEDIHKK is encoded by the exons ATGCAATATTTTTATCAACAGTTTCGGCTCTGTCACAGAGACAACCATG GTCCACCAGTTAATGTTACCTGCAACATATTTATCAACAGCTTTGGTTCTATAGCAGAAACTACAATG GACTACAGAGTGAACATCTTCCTACGGCAGAAGTGGAACGACCCTCGGCTGGCGTACAGCAAATACCCCGACTCCTCGCTGGACCTGGACCCCTCCATGCTGGACTCCATATGGAAGCCCGATCTCTTCTTTGCCAACGAGAAGGGAGCCAACTTCCACGACGTCACCACGGACAACAAGCTGCTGCGGATCTTCAAGGACGGGACGGTCCTCTACAGTATCAG GTTGACTCTCATCCTGTCATGTCCGATGGATCTGAAGAACTTTCCCATGGACGTCCAGACCTGCACAATGCAACTGGAAAGTT TCGGTTACACCATGAATGACTTGGTCTTCGAGTGGATGGAGGTCGGCGCGGTGCAGGTGTCCGACGGTCTCACCCTGCCTCAGTTCATCatgagggaggagaaggagctgggATACTGCACCAAGCACTACAACACCG GTAAATTCACCTGCATCGAGGTGAAATTCCACCTGGAGCGCCAGATGGGCTACTACCTGATCCAGATGTAcatcccctccctcctcatcgTCATCCTCTCCTGGGTGTCCTTCTGGATCAACATGGACGCCGCTCCTGCCAGAGTGGCGCTGGGTATCACCACCGTGCTCACCATGACCACCCAGAGCTCGGGATCCAGAGCTTCCCTTCCAAAG GTCTCTTACGTGAAAGCCATTGATATCTGGATGGCCGTGTGTCTGCTCTTTGTGTTTGCTGCACTGCTAGAATATGCCGGGGTTAATTTTGTCTCCAGGCAACAGAAAGAGTTCCTCCGCCTGAGGCGAAGACAACGGAGGAATCACAAG gacgaCGATATGCATGAAGGCCGCTTTAATTTCGCTGGCTACAACATGAGTCAGTGTCTGCCAACAAAGGACGGCTCGGCTGTGAAGAACGCTGCTCCAGCGTCGAACCCTCAGCCCGCCGTCCCCAAGGACACGGACACAATGAAGAAGAAGTTTGTGGACAGAGCAAAGAGGATAGACACGATCTCCAGAGCGGCCTTCCCCCTGGCGTTCCTCATCTTCAACGTCTTCTACTGGGTCACCTACAAGATCATCCGGCACGAGGACATCCACAAAAAGTAA
- the glra2 gene encoding glycine receptor subunit alpha-2 isoform X3 has protein sequence MMHELDRISKFRLCHRDNHGPPVNVTCNIFINSFGSIAETTMDYRVNIFLRQKWNDPRLAYSKYPDSSLDLDPSMLDSIWKPDLFFANEKGANFHDVTTDNKLLRIFKDGTVLYSIRLTLILSCPMDLKNFPMDVQTCTMQLESFGYTMNDLVFEWMEVGAVQVSDGLTLPQFIMREEKELGYCTKHYNTGKFTCIEVKFHLERQMGYYLIQMYIPSLLIVILSWVSFWINMDAAPARVALGITTVLTMTTQSSGSRASLPKVSYVKAIDIWMAVCLLFVFAALLEYAGVNFVSRQQKEFLRLRRRQRRNHKDDDMHEGRFNFAGYNMSQCLPTKDGSAVKNAAPASNPQPAVPKDTDTMKKKFVDRAKRIDTISRAAFPLAFLIFNVFYWVTYKIIRHEDIHKK, from the exons ATGATGCACGAATTAGACCGAATTTCAAAG TTTCGGCTCTGTCACAGAGACAACCATG GTCCACCAGTTAATGTTACCTGCAACATATTTATCAACAGCTTTGGTTCTATAGCAGAAACTACAATG GACTACAGAGTGAACATCTTCCTACGGCAGAAGTGGAACGACCCTCGGCTGGCGTACAGCAAATACCCCGACTCCTCGCTGGACCTGGACCCCTCCATGCTGGACTCCATATGGAAGCCCGATCTCTTCTTTGCCAACGAGAAGGGAGCCAACTTCCACGACGTCACCACGGACAACAAGCTGCTGCGGATCTTCAAGGACGGGACGGTCCTCTACAGTATCAG GTTGACTCTCATCCTGTCATGTCCGATGGATCTGAAGAACTTTCCCATGGACGTCCAGACCTGCACAATGCAACTGGAAAGTT TCGGTTACACCATGAATGACTTGGTCTTCGAGTGGATGGAGGTCGGCGCGGTGCAGGTGTCCGACGGTCTCACCCTGCCTCAGTTCATCatgagggaggagaaggagctgggATACTGCACCAAGCACTACAACACCG GTAAATTCACCTGCATCGAGGTGAAATTCCACCTGGAGCGCCAGATGGGCTACTACCTGATCCAGATGTAcatcccctccctcctcatcgTCATCCTCTCCTGGGTGTCCTTCTGGATCAACATGGACGCCGCTCCTGCCAGAGTGGCGCTGGGTATCACCACCGTGCTCACCATGACCACCCAGAGCTCGGGATCCAGAGCTTCCCTTCCAAAG GTCTCTTACGTGAAAGCCATTGATATCTGGATGGCCGTGTGTCTGCTCTTTGTGTTTGCTGCACTGCTAGAATATGCCGGGGTTAATTTTGTCTCCAGGCAACAGAAAGAGTTCCTCCGCCTGAGGCGAAGACAACGGAGGAATCACAAG gacgaCGATATGCATGAAGGCCGCTTTAATTTCGCTGGCTACAACATGAGTCAGTGTCTGCCAACAAAGGACGGCTCGGCTGTGAAGAACGCTGCTCCAGCGTCGAACCCTCAGCCCGCCGTCCCCAAGGACACGGACACAATGAAGAAGAAGTTTGTGGACAGAGCAAAGAGGATAGACACGATCTCCAGAGCGGCCTTCCCCCTGGCGTTCCTCATCTTCAACGTCTTCTACTGGGTCACCTACAAGATCATCCGGCACGAGGACATCCACAAAAAGTAA
- the glra2 gene encoding glycine receptor subunit alpha-2 isoform X5 produces the protein MMHELDRISKDYRVNIFLRQKWNDPRLAYSKYPDSSLDLDPSMLDSIWKPDLFFANEKGANFHDVTTDNKLLRIFKDGTVLYSIRLTLILSCPMDLKNFPMDVQTCTMQLESFGYTMNDLVFEWMEVGAVQVSDGLTLPQFIMREEKELGYCTKHYNTGKFTCIEVKFHLERQMGYYLIQMYIPSLLIVILSWVSFWINMDAAPARVALGITTVLTMTTQSSGSRASLPKVSYVKAIDIWMAVCLLFVFAALLEYAGVNFVSRQQKEFLRLRRRQRRNHKDDDMHEGRFNFAGYNMSQCLPTKDGSAVKNAAPASNPQPAVPKDTDTMKKKFVDRAKRIDTISRAAFPLAFLIFNVFYWVTYKIIRHEDIHKK, from the exons ATGATGCACGAATTAGACCGAATTTCAAAG GACTACAGAGTGAACATCTTCCTACGGCAGAAGTGGAACGACCCTCGGCTGGCGTACAGCAAATACCCCGACTCCTCGCTGGACCTGGACCCCTCCATGCTGGACTCCATATGGAAGCCCGATCTCTTCTTTGCCAACGAGAAGGGAGCCAACTTCCACGACGTCACCACGGACAACAAGCTGCTGCGGATCTTCAAGGACGGGACGGTCCTCTACAGTATCAG GTTGACTCTCATCCTGTCATGTCCGATGGATCTGAAGAACTTTCCCATGGACGTCCAGACCTGCACAATGCAACTGGAAAGTT TCGGTTACACCATGAATGACTTGGTCTTCGAGTGGATGGAGGTCGGCGCGGTGCAGGTGTCCGACGGTCTCACCCTGCCTCAGTTCATCatgagggaggagaaggagctgggATACTGCACCAAGCACTACAACACCG GTAAATTCACCTGCATCGAGGTGAAATTCCACCTGGAGCGCCAGATGGGCTACTACCTGATCCAGATGTAcatcccctccctcctcatcgTCATCCTCTCCTGGGTGTCCTTCTGGATCAACATGGACGCCGCTCCTGCCAGAGTGGCGCTGGGTATCACCACCGTGCTCACCATGACCACCCAGAGCTCGGGATCCAGAGCTTCCCTTCCAAAG GTCTCTTACGTGAAAGCCATTGATATCTGGATGGCCGTGTGTCTGCTCTTTGTGTTTGCTGCACTGCTAGAATATGCCGGGGTTAATTTTGTCTCCAGGCAACAGAAAGAGTTCCTCCGCCTGAGGCGAAGACAACGGAGGAATCACAAG gacgaCGATATGCATGAAGGCCGCTTTAATTTCGCTGGCTACAACATGAGTCAGTGTCTGCCAACAAAGGACGGCTCGGCTGTGAAGAACGCTGCTCCAGCGTCGAACCCTCAGCCCGCCGTCCCCAAGGACACGGACACAATGAAGAAGAAGTTTGTGGACAGAGCAAAGAGGATAGACACGATCTCCAGAGCGGCCTTCCCCCTGGCGTTCCTCATCTTCAACGTCTTCTACTGGGTCACCTACAAGATCATCCGGCACGAGGACATCCACAAAAAGTAA